One Xyrauchen texanus isolate HMW12.3.18 chromosome 2, RBS_HiC_50CHRs, whole genome shotgun sequence genomic window carries:
- the psmc3 gene encoding 26S proteasome regulatory subunit 6A isoform X2 encodes MSTEEIVQRTRLLDSEIKIMKSEVLRVTHELQAMKDKIKENTEKIKVNKTLPYLVSNVIELLDVDPNDQEEDGANIDLDSQRKGKCAVIKTSTRQTYFLPVIGLVDAEKLKPGDLVGVNKDSYLILETLPTEYDSRVKAMEVDERPTEQYSDIGGLDKQIQELVEAIVLPMNHKEKFENLGIQPPKGVLMYGPPGTGKTLLARACAAQTKATFLKLAGPQLVQMFIGDGAKLVRDAFALAKEKAPSIIFIDELDAIGTKRFDSEKAGDREVQRTMLELLNQLDGFQPNMQVKVIAATNRVDILDPALLRSGRLDRKIEFPMPNEEARARIMQIHSRKMNVCPDVNYEELARCTDDFNGAQCKAVCVEAGMIALRRGATELNHEDYMEGILEVQAKKKANLQYYA; translated from the exons ATGTCCACAGAAGAGATCGTCCAAAGGACTCGTCTTTTGGACAGTGAGATTAAG ATCATGAAGAGTGAGGTTCTGCGTGTCACTCATGAGCTGCAAGCCATGAAAGACAAGATCAAAGAGAACACAGAGAAAATCAAAGTGAACAAGACTCTGCCCTACCTCGTCTCTAACGTCATAGAG CTGCTGGATGTTGATCCTAATGATCAAGAAGAAGATGGAGCAAACATTGATCTGGACTCTCAGAGGAAGGGCAAATGTGCCGTCATCAAAACATCCACGCGGCAG ACCTATTTCCTACCTGTGATTGGTTTGGTGGATGCTGAGAAACTGAAACCTGGTGATCTTGTG GGTGTGAATAAGGATTCTTATCTGATTCTTGAGACTCTACCTACTGAGTATGACTCAAGAGTTAAAGCCATGGAGGTGGATGAGAGGCCCACAGAGCAGTACAGCGACATAGGTGGCCTTGACAAACAGATCCAAGAG CTGGTGGAGGCAATTGTTCTGCCCATGAACCACAAAGAGAAGTTTGAGAATCTGGGCATCCAACCACCAAAGGGAGTTCTGATGTACGGACCACCAGGCACAGGAAAGACCCTCCTGGCCAGAGCCTGTGCAGCCCAAACCAAG GCAACCTTTTTGAAGTTGGCTGGCCCTCAGCTGGTGCAGATGTTTATTGGTGATGGTGCCAAACTGGTACGTGATGCATTTGCTCTTGCCAAGGAGAAGGCTCCCTCTATCATCTTCATTGATGAGTTGGATGCTATCGGCACAAAGCGCTTTGACAGTGAGAAGGCTGGAGACAGAGAGGTGCAGAGGACCATGCTGGAGCTGCTAAACCAGCTAGACGGCTTTCAACCCAACATGCAAGTGAAG GTTATTGCGGCAACGAATAGGGTGGATATCCTGGACCCGGCTCTCCTGCGTTCAGGTCGTCTGGATCGTAAGATTGAGTTCCCCATGCCCAATGAGGAGGCTCGTGCTCGCATTATGCAGATTCACTCACGCAAGATGAACGTCTg TCCTGATGTGAACTATGAAGAATTGGCACGCTGTACTGATGACTTCAATGGAGCTCAGTGTAAAGCTGTGTGTGTTGAGGCT gGCATGATTGCTCTGCGGCGTGGGGCCACTGAACTCAACCATGAGGACTACATGGAGGGCATACTGGAAGTGCAGGCAAAGAAGAAGGCCAACCTGCAGTACTATGCTTAA
- the psmc3 gene encoding 26S proteasome regulatory subunit 6A isoform X1, with protein MSSLNDRSVWDEVEDGIGEEVLKMSTEEIVQRTRLLDSEIKIMKSEVLRVTHELQAMKDKIKENTEKIKVNKTLPYLVSNVIELLDVDPNDQEEDGANIDLDSQRKGKCAVIKTSTRQTYFLPVIGLVDAEKLKPGDLVGVNKDSYLILETLPTEYDSRVKAMEVDERPTEQYSDIGGLDKQIQELVEAIVLPMNHKEKFENLGIQPPKGVLMYGPPGTGKTLLARACAAQTKATFLKLAGPQLVQMFIGDGAKLVRDAFALAKEKAPSIIFIDELDAIGTKRFDSEKAGDREVQRTMLELLNQLDGFQPNMQVKVIAATNRVDILDPALLRSGRLDRKIEFPMPNEEARARIMQIHSRKMNVCPDVNYEELARCTDDFNGAQCKAVCVEAGMIALRRGATELNHEDYMEGILEVQAKKKANLQYYA; from the exons ATGTCGTCGTTGAATGACAGATCAGTTTGGGATGAGGTGGAG GATGGTATCGGCGAGGAAGTCCTTAAGATGTCCACAGAAGAGATCGTCCAAAGGACTCGTCTTTTGGACAGTGAGATTAAG ATCATGAAGAGTGAGGTTCTGCGTGTCACTCATGAGCTGCAAGCCATGAAAGACAAGATCAAAGAGAACACAGAGAAAATCAAAGTGAACAAGACTCTGCCCTACCTCGTCTCTAACGTCATAGAG CTGCTGGATGTTGATCCTAATGATCAAGAAGAAGATGGAGCAAACATTGATCTGGACTCTCAGAGGAAGGGCAAATGTGCCGTCATCAAAACATCCACGCGGCAG ACCTATTTCCTACCTGTGATTGGTTTGGTGGATGCTGAGAAACTGAAACCTGGTGATCTTGTG GGTGTGAATAAGGATTCTTATCTGATTCTTGAGACTCTACCTACTGAGTATGACTCAAGAGTTAAAGCCATGGAGGTGGATGAGAGGCCCACAGAGCAGTACAGCGACATAGGTGGCCTTGACAAACAGATCCAAGAG CTGGTGGAGGCAATTGTTCTGCCCATGAACCACAAAGAGAAGTTTGAGAATCTGGGCATCCAACCACCAAAGGGAGTTCTGATGTACGGACCACCAGGCACAGGAAAGACCCTCCTGGCCAGAGCCTGTGCAGCCCAAACCAAG GCAACCTTTTTGAAGTTGGCTGGCCCTCAGCTGGTGCAGATGTTTATTGGTGATGGTGCCAAACTGGTACGTGATGCATTTGCTCTTGCCAAGGAGAAGGCTCCCTCTATCATCTTCATTGATGAGTTGGATGCTATCGGCACAAAGCGCTTTGACAGTGAGAAGGCTGGAGACAGAGAGGTGCAGAGGACCATGCTGGAGCTGCTAAACCAGCTAGACGGCTTTCAACCCAACATGCAAGTGAAG GTTATTGCGGCAACGAATAGGGTGGATATCCTGGACCCGGCTCTCCTGCGTTCAGGTCGTCTGGATCGTAAGATTGAGTTCCCCATGCCCAATGAGGAGGCTCGTGCTCGCATTATGCAGATTCACTCACGCAAGATGAACGTCTg TCCTGATGTGAACTATGAAGAATTGGCACGCTGTACTGATGACTTCAATGGAGCTCAGTGTAAAGCTGTGTGTGTTGAGGCT gGCATGATTGCTCTGCGGCGTGGGGCCACTGAACTCAACCATGAGGACTACATGGAGGGCATACTGGAAGTGCAGGCAAAGAAGAAGGCCAACCTGCAGTACTATGCTTAA